From Geitlerinema sp. PCC 9228, one genomic window encodes:
- the argH gene encoding argininosuccinate lyase, with protein MTQQPQKTWSQRFESALHPAIARFNASIGFDIQLIEYDLTGSVAHAQMLAKTGIISPEEGEQLVSGLEQIRQEYRRGEFQPGIDAEDIHFAVEHRLTETIGDTGKKLHTGRSRNDQVGTDLRLYLRDRIDRIHKQLRQLQTVLVDLGEQHVETIIPGYTHLQRAQPISLAHHLLAYFQMFQRDVERLQDVRRRTNISPLGCGALAGTTFPIDRHYTAELLGFDCPYENSLDGVSDRDFAVEFLNAASLIVTHLSRLSEELILWASTEFNFVTLQDSCATGSSIMPQKKNPDVPELIRGKTGRVFGHLQSLLVLLKGLPLAYNKDLQEDKEAIFDATNTTEACLEAMTILMAEGITFHNPRLAEAVTSDFSNATDVADYLASKGVPFRQAYNLVGQVVKTCLASGKLLKDLSLQEWQELHPAFESDIYEAIAPSTVVSRRNSYGGTGFDQVREALQRARATLPG; from the coding sequence GTGACGCAACAGCCCCAAAAAACTTGGAGCCAGCGATTTGAAAGTGCCTTGCATCCAGCGATCGCACGCTTTAATGCCAGCATTGGATTCGATATTCAACTCATTGAATACGACCTCACCGGTTCCGTTGCCCATGCCCAAATGCTCGCCAAAACCGGGATTATTTCCCCAGAAGAAGGGGAACAGTTGGTTTCTGGCTTGGAACAAATTCGTCAGGAATACCGGCGCGGCGAATTTCAACCTGGGATAGATGCTGAAGACATTCACTTCGCCGTAGAGCATCGCTTAACCGAAACGATCGGCGATACCGGGAAAAAACTCCACACCGGGCGATCGCGCAACGACCAAGTCGGTACCGACCTACGCCTGTACCTACGCGATCGTATCGATCGCATCCACAAGCAACTGCGACAGTTGCAAACCGTTCTAGTGGATTTGGGCGAACAGCACGTCGAAACCATCATCCCCGGCTACACCCACCTGCAACGCGCCCAACCCATTAGCCTCGCCCATCACTTACTGGCTTACTTTCAAATGTTTCAGCGAGATGTGGAACGCTTGCAGGACGTACGCCGGCGTACCAATATTTCCCCTTTGGGATGTGGTGCCCTTGCCGGAACCACTTTTCCCATTGACCGACATTATACCGCCGAACTGTTAGGTTTCGACTGCCCCTACGAAAACAGCCTCGATGGCGTTAGCGATCGCGATTTTGCTGTAGAATTCCTCAACGCCGCTAGTTTGATTGTTACCCACCTGAGCCGCTTGAGCGAAGAACTTATCCTGTGGGCATCTACTGAATTTAACTTCGTTACCCTCCAAGACAGCTGCGCCACCGGTTCCAGCATCATGCCGCAAAAGAAAAATCCCGACGTTCCCGAACTTATCCGCGGCAAAACCGGGCGCGTTTTTGGGCACTTGCAGTCGCTGTTGGTTTTATTAAAAGGACTCCCCCTGGCTTACAACAAAGACTTACAAGAAGACAAAGAAGCTATTTTCGACGCCACCAACACCACCGAAGCCTGTTTGGAAGCCATGACCATTTTGATGGCAGAAGGCATTACGTTCCACAACCCCCGCCTCGCTGAAGCCGTCACCAGCGATTTTTCCAACGCCACCGATGTGGCTGATTATCTAGCCAGCAAAGGCGTTCCCTTTCGCCAGGCATACAATTTGGTGGGTCAAGTCGTCAAAACTTGTCTGGCTTCCGGCAAACTCCTCAAAGACCTCTCCCTACAAGAATGGCAAGAACTCCATCCCGCCTTTGAATCCGATATTTACGAAGCCATTGCTCCCTCTACGGTTGTTTCCCGACGCAACAGCTACGGCGGCACTGGTTTCGACCAAGTTCGGGAAGCTTTGCAAAGAGCGCGGGCAACTTTGCCAGGGTAG
- a CDS encoding ankyrin repeat domain-containing protein, with translation MVWKASSAQSLLQAAQGGNLQQVRTLLQQQVEPNCCDRQGTTPLMFAAAAGYTEIVRVLLEFGADPHQTRSEYGVTAFMLAAASGAVDAMELLLSYGVDVNLGNEDGSTALMAAAANGREKAVQVLLAAGAHPHTCDRDGDTPLKVAVENGRLGVVKSLLAAGAPANQQHQQGDTLLMLAIDAPTSPYGNRGHLEMVKTLIEAGAEVNASNPDGETAFMAAVANGNEAITRYLLDAGAAVNAENLEAETALHLAVVAGYANMAQLLLECGADPNRRNRQGDTPLLVAVWQGDRTTVEILLAYHADANLSSAGEPPLAIAIASHRVDLVSRLLAAGADPDVRLEGGKTPLIQAAERNLMTVVEALLAYHPDINARDRLGATALMWAAARGHPQICQMLLQAGARTDYRNYGGLTAAAIAEFNGDRQVVELLETGSRQN, from the coding sequence GTGGTTTGGAAAGCCTCTTCTGCCCAATCCTTACTGCAAGCTGCCCAGGGAGGCAATTTGCAACAAGTACGCACCTTGCTGCAGCAACAAGTCGAGCCCAACTGCTGCGATCGCCAAGGTACCACGCCCCTCATGTTTGCCGCTGCCGCCGGATATACCGAAATTGTGCGGGTATTGCTGGAATTTGGGGCGGATCCCCACCAAACCCGCAGCGAATACGGCGTTACCGCTTTCATGCTGGCAGCCGCTAGCGGCGCTGTGGATGCGATGGAGCTGCTTTTATCTTACGGGGTTGATGTCAATCTCGGCAACGAAGACGGCAGTACGGCTTTAATGGCAGCTGCCGCCAACGGTCGCGAAAAAGCCGTGCAGGTATTGCTGGCAGCCGGTGCCCATCCCCACACCTGCGATCGCGATGGCGATACCCCGTTAAAAGTAGCCGTCGAAAATGGCCGTTTGGGGGTCGTGAAATCTTTACTGGCAGCCGGTGCCCCTGCCAACCAACAGCACCAACAAGGGGATACCCTGTTAATGCTTGCTATCGATGCCCCCACCTCTCCTTACGGCAATCGCGGACATCTAGAAATGGTCAAAACCCTCATAGAAGCTGGTGCTGAGGTCAATGCTAGCAATCCCGACGGCGAAACTGCTTTCATGGCTGCCGTCGCCAACGGTAACGAAGCCATTACCAGATATTTGCTTGATGCTGGTGCCGCCGTCAATGCCGAAAATCTGGAAGCCGAAACGGCCCTGCATTTGGCTGTGGTGGCAGGATACGCCAATATGGCCCAACTGCTGCTGGAGTGCGGTGCCGATCCCAATCGCCGCAACCGTCAGGGAGATACGCCGTTGCTGGTTGCCGTTTGGCAGGGCGATCGCACCACGGTGGAAATTTTACTTGCGTACCATGCCGATGCCAATTTGTCAAGTGCCGGCGAACCTCCCCTGGCGATCGCCATTGCCAGCCATCGGGTAGATTTGGTTTCGCGACTGCTCGCTGCTGGTGCCGATCCCGACGTACGCCTGGAAGGGGGCAAAACGCCCCTCATCCAAGCTGCCGAACGGAACCTTATGACTGTGGTAGAAGCCTTACTTGCTTACCATCCAGACATCAACGCCCGCGATCGCTTGGGGGCAACCGCCCTCATGTGGGCAGCTGCCCGTGGCCATCCCCAAATCTGCCAAATGCTCCTACAAGCTGGGGCGAGAACCGACTACCGCAATTATGGGGGATTGACCGCCGCCGCGATCGCTGAATTTAATGGCGATCGGCAAGTGGTGGAATTGCTGGAAACTGGCAGCCGGCAAAATTGA
- a CDS encoding DUF4079 domain-containing protein, producing the protein MSIELPESVQFGMNFVHPVLMWVVLAIALYAFYLGSKARRTRLAQGEEKKELVKGKYNVRHFRIGSLLLALIVLGAIGGMSVTYINNGKLFVGPHLLVGLGMTGLVAISAALSPLMQQGQTWARYTHVSLNMVLIGLFAWQAFTGIEIVQKLLGSI; encoded by the coding sequence ATGAGTATCGAGCTACCAGAATCGGTTCAATTTGGGATGAATTTCGTTCATCCGGTCCTGATGTGGGTGGTTTTGGCGATCGCTTTGTATGCTTTTTATCTAGGCAGCAAAGCACGTCGCACGCGCCTAGCCCAAGGAGAGGAGAAAAAAGAACTGGTCAAAGGCAAATACAACGTTCGGCACTTCCGCATTGGTTCCCTCTTGTTGGCTCTCATTGTGTTGGGTGCCATTGGCGGCATGAGCGTTACCTATATTAACAACGGCAAGCTGTTCGTTGGTCCTCACTTGTTGGTTGGCTTGGGCATGACTGGCTTAGTCGCCATTTCCGCAGCACTTTCTCCCCTCATGCAACAAGGGCAAACTTGGGCTCGCTATACCCACGTTTCCTTAAACATGGTTTTAATTGGCTTGTTTGCCTGGCAAGCATTTACCGGTATTGAAATCGTGCAAAAACTGCTGGGCAGCATTTAA
- a CDS encoding DUF1997 domain-containing protein encodes MQSPSSDRFSATNPQSREKPPKNNEFATDGWQETTVEWEAQEYITEQETAGEVADEEELSNEPIWFGGEFVGCMDMYADIGTVAEYFDDHPQWFRRCAHPMQAEPLGENGYALTIGRFGALGYQVEPKIGLELLPQDRGVYRIRTISIPNYTPPGYIANFEAEQKLVETDAEDVQHLAAIGDEIMEKTRVQWHLLLQVGVRFPKFIHKLPMSLIRKTGDRLLAKIVCQVSYRLTHKVQEDFHGNLGEERLRIFKKMAKKKKYAEICRQVSQIAGENQAETANQESEGTTG; translated from the coding sequence ATGCAATCTCCATCCAGCGATCGCTTTTCTGCAACCAACCCTCAATCGAGGGAAAAACCTCCGAAAAATAACGAGTTTGCCACCGATGGTTGGCAAGAAACAACAGTTGAGTGGGAAGCACAAGAGTATATCACCGAGCAAGAAACCGCTGGGGAAGTGGCAGACGAAGAAGAACTGAGCAACGAACCCATTTGGTTTGGCGGAGAGTTTGTGGGCTGTATGGATATGTATGCGGATATAGGCACCGTCGCCGAATATTTTGACGATCATCCGCAATGGTTTCGTCGCTGCGCCCATCCCATGCAAGCGGAACCATTAGGCGAAAATGGATATGCCCTGACCATCGGTCGGTTTGGCGCTTTGGGGTATCAGGTAGAACCCAAAATTGGCTTAGAATTGTTGCCGCAAGACCGAGGCGTGTATCGTATTCGCACCATTTCCATTCCCAATTATACGCCCCCTGGTTATATCGCCAACTTCGAAGCCGAACAAAAACTGGTGGAAACGGATGCTGAAGATGTTCAACATTTGGCAGCAATCGGCGACGAAATTATGGAAAAAACTAGAGTCCAGTGGCATTTGCTGTTGCAAGTAGGGGTCCGATTTCCTAAGTTTATTCACAAACTCCCCATGTCGTTGATTCGGAAAACTGGCGATCGGTTGCTGGCTAAAATTGTTTGCCAAGTTTCCTATCGACTTACTCACAAAGTGCAGGAAGACTTTCATGGAAATTTGGGGGAAGAGCGTTTAAGAATATTTAAGAAAATGGCGAAAAAGAAAAAATACGCAGAAATTTGCCGGCAAGTTTCCCAAATTGCTGGTGAAAATCAAGCAGAAACAGCCAATCAAGAAAGCGAAGGAACCACTGGCTAG
- a CDS encoding SDR family oxidoreductase translates to MKVLVAGATGETGRRVVRELVEREIPVRAFVRNLETAQTILPPSAEIAVGDLLDRRSMQKAMAGCTAVISAIGARPSLDPGGPCRVDYEGTNNLVRVAQAQEIDRFVMVSSLCVSRFFHPLNLFWLVLFWKKRAEDFLRNSDLNYTIVRPGGLSNTDSDLPVKMSGADTLFGGSIPRSQVAKVCVEALFSPESQRKIVEVVATADASPKEISALFAGVS, encoded by the coding sequence ATGAAGGTATTGGTAGCTGGAGCCACAGGAGAAACCGGTCGCCGGGTAGTGCGGGAACTTGTAGAACGAGAAATTCCCGTTCGTGCCTTTGTCCGCAACTTGGAAACCGCCCAGACGATTTTACCGCCATCTGCGGAAATTGCTGTGGGAGATTTGCTCGACCGACGTTCCATGCAAAAAGCCATGGCAGGTTGTACGGCGGTGATTAGTGCCATTGGCGCTAGACCCAGTCTGGACCCGGGTGGTCCTTGTCGGGTAGACTATGAAGGGACGAATAATTTGGTACGGGTTGCCCAGGCACAAGAAATCGATCGCTTTGTGATGGTTTCTTCCCTGTGCGTTTCTCGCTTTTTCCATCCTTTAAATTTATTCTGGTTGGTACTGTTTTGGAAAAAACGGGCTGAGGATTTTTTAAGAAACAGCGATTTGAACTATACGATTGTCAGACCCGGAGGGTTGTCAAATACGGATAGCGATTTACCTGTGAAAATGAGCGGTGCCGATACCTTATTTGGTGGCAGTATTCCCCGCAGTCAAGTGGCGAAAGTATGTGTGGAAGCGTTGTTTTCCCCAGAATCGCAACGGAAAATTGTGGAGGTGGTGGCTACCGCCGATGCTTCGCCTAAGGAAATTTCGGCATTGTTTGCTGGTGTGTCGTAA
- a CDS encoding peroxiredoxin-like family protein, producing the protein MNFSQELTNLNQKLQDQIPEDSQAKMQQAKSELEKAHITEHSLQEGDTVPNFTLPNATGNTVQLQTLLQNGPVVLSFYRGQWCPYCNLELRALQNTLPDIQKFGASLATISPQTPDNSLSTKEKYNLDFEVLSDVGNQVARKFGLVFQVPEYLCPVYDRLGIDLAAHNGDESFELPMPATYVVNTNGKIALAFVEADYTKRLEPDQILATLRNLKVTV; encoded by the coding sequence ATGAATTTCAGCCAGGAACTTACCAATCTCAACCAGAAGCTCCAGGACCAAATACCCGAAGATTCCCAAGCCAAGATGCAGCAAGCCAAGTCCGAACTAGAAAAAGCCCATATTACCGAACACAGCCTGCAAGAAGGAGACACCGTTCCCAACTTTACCCTCCCCAACGCCACAGGAAATACCGTACAGCTGCAAACCTTATTGCAAAATGGTCCTGTGGTTCTTTCCTTCTACCGCGGTCAGTGGTGCCCTTACTGCAATTTAGAATTGCGTGCTTTGCAAAATACTCTGCCAGATATTCAAAAGTTTGGCGCTTCCCTGGCTACCATTTCGCCGCAAACTCCTGATAATTCTCTATCAACAAAAGAAAAATATAATTTAGACTTTGAGGTTCTTAGCGACGTAGGCAATCAGGTGGCACGAAAATTTGGCTTGGTTTTTCAAGTTCCGGAATATTTGTGTCCGGTTTACGACCGTTTGGGCATTGATTTGGCGGCACACAACGGTGACGAAAGCTTTGAACTTCCTATGCCAGCTACTTATGTGGTTAATACCAATGGCAAAATTGCCCTCGCTTTTGTAGAGGCTGACTATACCAAACGCTTGGAACCAGACCAAATTCTGGCTACATTGCGCAATCTGAAAGTAACTGTATAG
- a CDS encoding TetR/AcrR family transcriptional regulator — protein MARCKQFDQQAALEKAMETFWRYGYEGTSITTLLNNMGINRGSLYDTFGGKRSLFESALALYEETVLATIVKPLEAPNAAKQAICDRFNEIVDQAVADVQRRGCLITNSAVELASHDPEIQQQIARTFQQVQEAFQKALLRSQQQGEISPKLDREAIAAFLTSSLQGLRVMSRVNPDPEEMRKVVRVTLSVLQ, from the coding sequence ATGGCCAGATGCAAGCAGTTTGACCAACAAGCCGCCTTGGAAAAAGCGATGGAAACCTTCTGGCGATACGGCTACGAGGGAACGTCCATCACGACCTTGCTCAACAATATGGGCATCAACCGAGGCAGCTTGTACGATACCTTTGGCGGCAAGCGTTCTTTGTTTGAAAGTGCGTTAGCTTTGTACGAGGAAACCGTCCTCGCCACCATTGTCAAACCACTGGAAGCACCCAATGCTGCGAAACAGGCCATTTGCGATCGCTTTAACGAGATTGTAGACCAAGCGGTAGCGGATGTCCAACGCCGCGGCTGTTTGATTACCAACTCAGCGGTGGAACTGGCTTCCCACGACCCGGAAATCCAGCAGCAAATCGCACGCACATTCCAGCAAGTCCAAGAAGCTTTTCAAAAGGCGCTGCTGCGTTCCCAACAGCAAGGAGAAATTTCCCCAAAACTTGACCGAGAAGCGATCGCGGCTTTTCTAACTTCCAGCTTGCAAGGCTTGCGCGTGATGTCTCGCGTCAATCCCGATCCAGAGGAAATGCGAAAGGTGGTTCGCGTTACCTTATCAGTTTTGCAGTAA
- a CDS encoding tRNA-(ms[2]io[6]A)-hydroxylase yields the protein MNAAIRTIKILKQPTSQAWIDQAIANIDTILLDHSHCEKKAAGNALRLICRYPSHEKLVRQLTALAREELEHFEMVNQILEERGIPLQPLPPPPYGETLISNVRGEEPQRCLDFLLVSALIEARSHERLGLLGQYCPQEKLAKFYRGLMASEARHYGMFWLLAVESFSREEVDRRLDELATVESEILSTLHPQPRVHS from the coding sequence ATGAATGCCGCTATTCGTACGATAAAAATTCTCAAACAACCCACATCCCAGGCTTGGATTGACCAAGCGATCGCCAACATAGACACAATTCTACTCGATCATTCCCACTGCGAGAAAAAAGCAGCGGGAAACGCCCTGCGACTCATTTGCCGCTATCCTTCCCACGAGAAACTAGTACGCCAGCTAACAGCATTGGCAAGGGAAGAACTGGAACACTTTGAAATGGTCAACCAAATTCTTGAAGAGAGAGGGATTCCCCTACAGCCGCTGCCGCCACCCCCCTACGGCGAAACCCTCATTTCCAACGTCCGTGGGGAAGAACCCCAAAGATGCTTGGATTTTCTGCTGGTTTCGGCATTAATCGAAGCCAGAAGTCACGAAAGGTTGGGATTGCTGGGTCAGTACTGTCCGCAGGAAAAGCTAGCGAAATTTTATCGCGGATTGATGGCTTCCGAGGCGCGTCATTATGGAATGTTTTGGTTGTTAGCTGTGGAAAGCTTTTCCCGCGAAGAAGTGGATCGACGCCTCGACGAATTGGCAACGGTAGAAAGCGAAATTCTATCTACGCTGCATCCGCAACCCCGGGTTCACAGTTAG
- the psb28 gene encoding photosystem II reaction center protein Psb28, whose amino-acid sequence MTATVQFIEGLNETISDVSLRKRKSSDNKIVVLSFKNLKALEFGRSYINKIEHLWLVDEEGNIRVEPSDIRIILVDDDETSRTECSFEVRSQEVWERVMRFLQRYAQENGFEFQSK is encoded by the coding sequence ATGACAGCTACCGTACAGTTTATTGAAGGTTTGAACGAAACGATTAGCGATGTTAGCTTGCGCAAGCGGAAAAGTTCCGATAATAAAATTGTGGTTCTTTCTTTTAAGAATTTAAAGGCTTTGGAGTTTGGACGCAGCTATATTAATAAAATCGAGCATCTGTGGCTGGTGGATGAGGAGGGCAATATTCGCGTGGAACCCAGCGATATTCGCATTATTCTGGTTGATGATGACGAAACGTCTCGAACGGAGTGTTCTTTTGAAGTTCGCTCTCAGGAGGTCTGGGAACGGGTGATGCGCTTTTTACAGCGATACGCTCAAGAGAATGGGTTTGAGTTTCAGAGCAAGTAA